A single region of the Brassica rapa cultivar Chiifu-401-42 chromosome A03, CAAS_Brap_v3.01, whole genome shotgun sequence genome encodes:
- the LOC103857790 gene encoding uncharacterized protein LOC103857790, producing MRSSPAMYNCSSSFLLSLPAIDARLVRPTSYSFRWIHHSIITSSWRRRRNHLSIHEITILSSSQACCFGAKDSTFLRKFKFNEKPSGKFVTCVSSSLPSEEVEGEEVDSSHLGFLENDSAESPRGGDLIQQVGEDNLIKIGSKGFKQTLTRSNLVAKQVISIQSALSLGFISQLWVDTTSWLVLVVDVKPTLLSGESERFLLTDITRVADVVLVKDDAVLDTEFKMVGLETLVGYRVVTPGGRNIGKVRGYSFNINSGVVESLELDSFGVTIIPSSLVSTYRLDVEDIIEVLEDIVVVDESAAFRKQRLTKGLWDAQFGSEYSDVEELERSSDRRRRRRSSRPSRRKRDLDDDAEEWDIFS from the exons ATGCGTTCTTCTCCGGCTATGTACAACTGCTCATCTTCCTTTCTCCTCTCTCTTCCCGCCATCGATGCTCGACTGGTGAGACCCACTTCGTACAGTTTTAGATGGATTCACCACTCGATCATCACTAGCtcatggaggaggaggaggaatcaCCTCTCAATCCATGAAATCACGATTCTTTCCTCATCACAAGCATGTTGTTTTGGTGCCAAAGACTCTACCTTTCTCCGGAAATTCAAGTTTAATGAGAAACCAAGCGGCAAGTTCGTTACTTGCGTGAGTTCATCACTACCTAGTGAAGAAGTAGAAGGAGAAGAAGTTGATTCTTCTCATTTGGGTTTCCTGGAAAACGATAGTGCAGAATCTCCTAGAGGTGGTGATTTGATTCAGCAAGTGGGTGAAGACAATCTGATAAAGATAGGATCTAAAGGATTCAAACAGACGTTGACGAGATCGAACCTTGTAGCTAAGCAAGTTATTAGTATACAATCAGCTCTGAGTTTAGGATTCATCTCTCAGCTCTGGGTTGACACTACTTCT TGGTTGGTTTTGGTGGTGGATGTTAAGCCCACCTTGCTATCTGGAGAGTCTGAGAGATTCTTGCTCACAGACATTACTCGA GTGGCTGATGTTGTTCTCGTGAAAGATGATGCTGTTCTGGACACTGAGTTCAAAATGGTTGGCCTTGAAACACTG GTAGGTTACAGAGTGGTGACACCGGGAGGGCGAAACATTGGAAAG GTTCGAGGTTACTCATTCAACATAAACTCCGGAGTAGTTGAATCGCTTGAGCTTGATTCGTTTGGAGTTACCATCATACCATCAAGCTTG GTTAGTACATACAGATTAGATGTTGAGGACATAATCGAGGTCTTAGAAGACATAGTTGTTGTTGACGAATCTGCAGCTTTTAGGAAACAGAGGTTGACAAAG GGACTCTGGGATGCTCAGTTCGGTAGTGAATACTCTGATGTTGAGGAGCTTGAACGTTCATCTGATAGAAGACGGCGAAGGAGAAGCAGTAGACCAAGTCGAAGGAAGAGAGATTTAGATGATGATGCTGAGGAATGGGACATATTTAGCTAG